Part of the Mya arenaria isolate MELC-2E11 chromosome 8, ASM2691426v1 genome, AGTGTTTGTGTGCTTACCGTGTTAGAccatgtactacatgtatttgacgtGCCAGTGTTTGTGTGCTTACCGTGTTAGAccatgtactacatgtatttgacgtGCCAGTGTTTGTGTGCTTACCGTGTTAGAccatgtactacatgtatttgacgtGCCAGTGTTTGTGTGCTTACCGTGTTAGAccatgtactacatgtatttgacgtGCCAGTGTTTGTGTGCTTACCGTGTTAGAccatgtactacatgtatttgacgtGTCAGTGTTTGTGTGCTTACCATGTTAGAccatgtactacatgtatttgacgtGCCAGTGTTTGTGTGCTTAACATGTTAGAccatgtactacatgtatttgacgtGCCAGTGTTTGTGTGCTTACCATGTTAGACCATGTACTACATGCATTTGACGTGCCAGTGTTTGTGTGCTTACCATGTTAGAccatgtactacatgtatttgacgtGCCAGTGTTTGTGTGCTTACCATTTTAGAccatgtactacatgtatttgacgtGCCAGTGTTTGTGTTCTTACCATGTTAGAccatgtactacatgtatttgacgtGCCAGTGTTTGTGTGCTTACCATGTTAGACCATGTACTATTTCGATAATTTCGATAAAGTTTGGCTGAACTATTTTAGTCTTGTAAACATTCGAGATGAAATTCGAAAACTAAACAAACCCAAAGCTTTTAATTTTGAGGCTTAATTAAAAATAGGTCCACCACTTCCGACTATGATGCCTGAATTCTGCCCTGCTTATATGTTTTGCTACGTAACAATACCATTTTAATCGCGTTATGTcgtctttgattttttttcgatttcTCCATGACcctttcattatttcaaaatcaacataCGACAATATTTGGCGTTCTGCCCTTTATTTttacaagtcaagtcaagtcaacacatttattcactGAAATTCATGCacaacatgaaaacattgaGGTAATTGATAATACTATACAATTCATGCACCTAAGTAGGTATCTGAATACAAATTACAGAACCAATGTACTGTCGGCACGATACATTCCCCTAGATCAAGATTAGTGCGGAGCTAGCCTAACGGGACGTAGCAGACAGCCATCTGTTGACCGAATGGGATTGCATCGAGGTCCCCGCAGTTGCAAGTATGCGTGGAGTTTATTGAGTAACTTCCGTGCTGTGCAATTATTTTTCCATCAGGGGCTCGACAATTTTTACCTGTAAGTACATTATATGACTGTGTAAGGAAGTGTAGAGCCTTCATAGCCGGGACAGGCAGGTCATATAACTTGGCTATTTCTggttatgcatcagtcaattgtaaccacaagGTCTagaggtataccggggatagccgggggaatgggccgtgtttttaccttccagagTGCCCCGccgtgccgggtgaatgcgatggttttgtcttcgcgtcaaaatagcggggaatgggccttatctagggtcccaGGCGTGCgagggcatttggcagggattttaccagcagttcatcCCCACAGCCCGGGGATCTTACCCGGGCTTGACTGGACCAAAATTCAAAGTCCCTGTtaatccccggacctggaggggggtGGGTGGTGGGGGGTggggtggtaacaattgactggtgcattacatgcATAACCGGTGAATCAAGCTAAATACAAAATGGCTTGCCTGGTTGTTTGTTGGCATATAGTCATGTTTAAAAACTGTGACAGTCGTACCAAATCCATGATGACACAAGCAGAATGCCCTATTTACGTTATTATAATCCGGCATATTGCAGATGTAGACATATACTTTAGTACTTAatgatatttcatgaaaatatttgttgcaCTATTGTCATGTACCAGGTTCAAATGGCAGATGATCGCCGTGCGATAGGTGTGTCGTGCCCATGGTTATGACACACATCTATGTCTGATGAAATGTAACTTCAGAAATTATTATTCGATTTGCTTGAAACTTGGTGACCGCTGGGAAATAATTCATAGAAGGAGTCCTAATGGTCAATTAGGGTGGAAGACGCTTACCATTTTGAGAAAATTCATTTCAGGGCACATTAGGGTAAAACActcaacattttaacatattcacAGCAGCGGTCATTAAGTCAAAGACACTTACCACTTGAATAAATTTCACAGCAGAGGACATTAAGGTCAATGACGCTTACCTCTTGAACATAATTCATAGCAGGGGACATTAAGGTCAATGACACTTACCACTTGGGCATAATTCACAGCAGGGGACATTAAGGCCAATGGCACTTACCACTTGGAGATATTTCACAGCAGGGGACATTAAGGTTAAAGAAATAACAACTGGGAAATATTTTACAGCGGACATTGGTATCAAAAACACTTGCCacagaaacatattttacagcAGGGGACACTAATAAGTATTAAAGACACTTGCTTAGACACTTGCCATAGGTAAATATCACAGCAAGGACATTAATTAGTATCAAAAACACTTGCAAAGACACTTACAATTTGAACATATTTCCCAGCAGGGGACATTAGGGTCAAAGACACTGGGACCATTGGGACATATGTCAAAGCAGGGCCCATTCGTATCAAAGACATTTGCCAAGTCAATTGCTAAGACACTTGCCATACGGACATATTTACCAGCAGGGGTCATTAGGGTCAAAGACACTTGCCAAGACACTTGCCATACAGACATATTTCACAGCACGGGACATTATTATCAAAGACACTTGACAAGACACTCGCCTAAGGGACATATTTCACAGCACGGGGCATTAGTTTATAGACACTTACCACTGCGGTATAATTTACAAAAGGGGGCATTAGGGTCAAAGCAACTTACCATTGGGGCATTTTTTACAGCAGGGATCATTAGGGTCCTGGACTGGATCCCAGCAAGGCGGCAGCTGGCACGGATCGAATGCCGGGCACTGAGGATCGTCTGCCTGGatgcatttttaatacattttttttaaaaaaaggtataCTATTTTGGTTGCATTGTCACACCATAGAAAGGTTCATACGTATTTAAATggtgtgtacatgtatgcacagaAAGGCAATTACGTACTTGATGATTTAGTTCTGTCGGATCACAAGTATTTCGatgaaaaaagaatattaaGTAAAACTTCACTACgtgcaaacaaatataatacattcacatgtaactTATgtaatttgacattcaaaatgaGCTTTCTATTTTTCAACGCCACGTGGAAAGATGTTAATACTTATAAAAGGTAATACATATTGTACTATACAAACATGCTATGATTTACAAAACGTTCAAACGAAATAGTCAAATGTTAACTGTTCGCCGTATGACGTGTTTCAGTGAACGTTATGTGACGGCTTGCTCAGTTGGTAAGGTCGTTAA contains:
- the LOC128244455 gene encoding uncharacterized protein LOC128244455 — its product is MTCSKIFTSATILSTLLVLCWTQTSDVSGQGKQYQADDPQCPAFDPCQLPPCWDPVQDPNDPCCKKCPNGKNCRAPDGKIIAQHGSYSINSTHTCNCGDLDAIPFGQQMAVCYVPLG